Proteins found in one Methylobacter sp. S3L5C genomic segment:
- the trpB gene encoding tryptophan synthase subunit beta, translated as MTQKYNMPDERGHFGPYGGIFVAETLIPPIQELNAAYQQYLNDPEFIAELDADLKYYVGRPSPLYHAERWSRELGGAQIYLKREDLNHTGSHKINNTVGQALLAKRMGKTRIIAETGAGQHGVATATVAARLGLECVVYMGAVDVARQSLNVYRMKLLGATVIAVESGSKTLKDALNEALRDWVTNVDNTFYIIGTVAGPHPYPAMVRDFQAIIGREAKDQCLEATGRLPDALVACVGGGSNAIGLFHPFIDDASVKMYGVEAAGDGVATGRHSAPLCAGRPGVLHGNRTYLMADDDGEIIETHSISAGLDYPGVGPEHAWLKDTGRVTYANITDTEALEGFYALTHMEGIIPALESSHAMAYTMKLAPTMNKDETIIINLSGRGDKDMQTMAKREGIEL; from the coding sequence ATGACCCAAAAATATAATATGCCCGATGAGCGGGGACATTTTGGTCCTTACGGTGGAATTTTTGTTGCTGAAACATTAATTCCGCCCATTCAAGAATTGAATGCCGCCTACCAGCAGTATCTAAACGACCCCGAATTTATAGCGGAACTGGATGCTGATTTAAAATATTATGTTGGGCGACCTTCGCCTTTATATCATGCTGAGCGCTGGAGTCGTGAACTGGGCGGCGCACAAATCTATTTAAAACGTGAAGATCTTAATCATACCGGATCTCATAAAATCAACAATACGGTAGGCCAGGCTTTATTGGCGAAACGTATGGGTAAGACGCGTATTATCGCTGAAACCGGTGCCGGTCAACATGGCGTTGCAACCGCTACAGTTGCCGCAAGACTGGGTCTTGAATGCGTGGTTTATATGGGTGCCGTTGACGTAGCCCGGCAGTCTTTAAACGTCTATCGCATGAAGTTATTGGGTGCAACAGTGATCGCTGTTGAGTCGGGCTCTAAAACCCTGAAAGATGCTTTAAACGAAGCACTCAGGGATTGGGTAACCAATGTTGACAATACTTTTTATATTATTGGCACGGTTGCAGGACCCCATCCCTACCCTGCCATGGTACGAGATTTTCAGGCAATTATTGGCCGGGAAGCCAAGGATCAGTGCCTTGAGGCAACCGGACGTTTACCCGATGCGCTGGTCGCTTGCGTAGGCGGCGGCTCAAATGCCATTGGCTTGTTTCATCCCTTTATTGATGATGCTTCGGTAAAAATGTACGGTGTTGAAGCCGCCGGTGACGGCGTTGCTACAGGCAGACATTCAGCGCCTTTATGCGCAGGTCGCCCTGGTGTATTACATGGTAATCGCACCTATTTAATGGCTGATGATGACGGTGAAATTATCGAAACCCATTCCATCTCGGCAGGCTTGGATTATCCTGGCGTCGGCCCGGAACATGCGTGGTTAAAAGATACCGGACGGGTAACTTACGCCAACATAACCGACACCGAAGCTCTGGAAGGTTTTTATGCGTTAACACACATGGAAGGCATTATTCCAGCACTAGAGTCCAGCCATGCGATGGCTTACACGATGAAACTTGCACCTACCATGAATAAAGACGAAACCATTATTATTAATCTGTCCGGTCGTGGCGATAAAGATATGCAGACCATGGCTAAACGTGAGGGAATAGAATTGTGA
- the trpA gene encoding tryptophan synthase subunit alpha gives MSRLAARFEELAKTGRKALIPFITAGDPKPEFTVPMMHAMVKAGVDVIELGVPFSDPMADGPVIQRASERALAHKMSLRRTLEIATEFRKTDQKTPVVLMGYLNPIEAMGYENFANAAQLADIDGVLTVDLPPEEGVECGALLKARGVDPIFLLAPNSTDERVKKMDASGSGYIYYVSLKGVTGAGHLNVVDVENKVKQIKANTQLPIAIGFGVKDADTAKIVANIGDGVVIGSALINKIEANLDNPDQAKNEIIELLTSIRHALDN, from the coding sequence GTGAGTCGATTAGCTGCCCGATTTGAAGAACTGGCCAAAACAGGTCGCAAGGCCTTAATTCCGTTTATTACCGCCGGCGATCCAAAACCTGAATTTACCGTACCAATGATGCACGCCATGGTAAAAGCCGGCGTTGATGTTATTGAGCTGGGCGTACCGTTTTCTGACCCGATGGCCGATGGCCCGGTTATTCAACGTGCCAGCGAACGCGCTTTAGCCCATAAAATGAGCTTAAGACGGACCTTGGAAATTGCGACTGAATTTAGAAAAACCGATCAAAAAACCCCTGTGGTATTAATGGGTTATTTAAACCCGATTGAAGCAATGGGTTATGAAAACTTTGCCAATGCCGCACAACTTGCTGATATTGATGGCGTTTTAACCGTTGATTTACCCCCGGAAGAAGGCGTTGAGTGCGGTGCATTGCTAAAGGCACGCGGAGTTGATCCTATTTTCTTGCTGGCACCCAACAGCACTGATGAACGCGTTAAAAAAATGGATGCCTCAGGCAGTGGTTATATTTATTATGTTTCGCTTAAAGGCGTGACCGGTGCCGGCCATTTGAATGTTGTTGATGTTGAAAACAAAGTAAAGCAAATTAAAGCCAATACACAATTGCCTATCGCTATTGGTTTTGGTGTAAAAGATGCCGATACGGCAAAAATTGTTGCCAATATAGGTGATGGTGTTGTTATCGGTAGCGCGCTGATCAATAAAATTGAAGCCAATCTGGATAATCCTGATCAGGCTAAAAATGAAATCATTGAATTATTAACATCGATACGTCACGCACTGGATAATTAA
- the accD gene encoding acetyl-CoA carboxylase, carboxyltransferase subunit beta codes for MSWFEKLLPTTIRTERSSKRGTVPEGLWTKCPGCNAILYNTELERNLSVCPKCEHHMRISARARLDMFLDEEGREEIGKYIKPVDPLKFKDTKKYKDRIVLAQKQTKENDALVVMKGQLKGNDIVVAAFDFKFMGGSMGSVVGERFVRGVNKSVELGIPFIVFTSSGGARMQESLFSLFQMAKTSAALTRLSDSGIPYISFMTDPTMGGVSASLAMLGDINIAEPNALIGFAGPRVIEQTVREKLPEGFQRSEFLQEHGAIDMIVDRREMCNKVSSILTLLMANRGKTPASETSLSMPIEAVENASDQE; via the coding sequence ATGAGTTGGTTTGAAAAATTACTGCCTACGACAATCAGAACAGAAAGATCCAGTAAAAGAGGTACTGTACCTGAAGGCTTGTGGACCAAGTGCCCTGGCTGCAATGCAATTCTTTACAACACAGAACTGGAACGAAACCTTAGCGTCTGTCCAAAATGCGAGCATCACATGCGCATTTCAGCGAGAGCGCGACTGGACATGTTTTTGGATGAAGAAGGCCGTGAGGAAATTGGCAAATACATTAAACCGGTTGACCCGTTAAAATTTAAAGATACCAAGAAGTATAAAGACCGCATTGTTCTGGCACAAAAACAAACCAAAGAAAATGATGCCCTGGTCGTCATGAAAGGACAGCTTAAAGGTAATGATATTGTTGTTGCAGCCTTTGATTTTAAATTTATGGGCGGCTCAATGGGCTCGGTAGTGGGTGAACGCTTTGTTCGTGGCGTCAACAAAAGTGTTGAGCTGGGCATACCTTTTATTGTTTTTACCTCAAGTGGTGGTGCCCGGATGCAGGAATCGCTATTTTCGTTGTTTCAAATGGCAAAGACCAGCGCCGCATTAACCAGACTGTCCGATTCAGGAATACCTTATATTTCTTTTATGACAGATCCAACAATGGGTGGCGTATCGGCCAGTCTGGCCATGTTGGGCGACATTAATATTGCCGAACCTAACGCCTTAATTGGTTTTGCAGGGCCTCGGGTGATAGAGCAAACTGTCCGTGAAAAATTGCCGGAAGGTTTTCAGCGTAGCGAGTTTTTACAAGAGCATGGCGCCATTGATATGATTGTCGACAGACGTGAAATGTGTAATAAAGTTTCCAGTATTTTGACGCTATTGATGGCCAACAGGGGAAAGACACCGGCCTCCGAGACCTCCCTATCAATGCCTATTGAAGCGGTAGAAAACGCTTCTGATCAGGAATAA
- the folC gene encoding bifunctional tetrahydrofolate synthase/dihydrofolate synthase translates to MMRFDSLKGWLDWQESLHPLAIDLGLERAAQVFHALNPDCLKPPTITVAGTNGKGSCIAYLEAIYRAQGYRVGAYSSPHILKYNERIKIDGKPVSDELICAAFARIEAVRGNTSLSYFEFGTLAALDIFWRSGLDVQLLEVGLGGRLDAVNIVDPDVALISSIGIDHVDWLGATREAIGREKAGIFRAKTPAIVGDCDPPASLLQSAIDKNALLYCIGKDFGFKKQMTTWNWFAGDRHIRQIPEPGLKGEHQYRNASAVILAVEVLSKILPVSDKSIRTGLKNSHLLGRFQLINDKIPILLDVGHNPEAVKTLVDYLIRNFPGKRIHAIFSMMKDKDIASVINIMNPVVYDWFFAPLSNPRAATESIMREIFSQSSATKVSFGFNGFAQAYEAAKSQSLENDLLLVFGSFFLVSDCLNEFEKR, encoded by the coding sequence ATGATGCGTTTTGATTCGCTAAAAGGTTGGCTGGATTGGCAAGAAAGCTTGCATCCCTTGGCAATAGACTTGGGATTGGAGCGGGCAGCACAGGTTTTTCATGCATTGAATCCTGATTGCCTTAAGCCACCTACGATTACGGTTGCCGGGACCAACGGAAAAGGTTCATGTATAGCTTATCTTGAGGCTATTTACAGAGCCCAAGGTTACCGCGTAGGTGCTTATTCTTCTCCGCATATCCTGAAATATAATGAAAGAATAAAAATAGACGGTAAACCTGTATCTGATGAATTGATTTGTGCAGCCTTTGCAAGAATAGAGGCGGTTCGGGGTAATACCTCATTAAGCTATTTTGAATTTGGTACACTGGCCGCACTAGATATATTTTGGCGCTCAGGATTGGATGTTCAATTACTTGAAGTCGGTTTGGGTGGAAGGCTTGATGCCGTCAATATTGTTGATCCCGATGTCGCCTTAATATCCAGCATCGGTATTGATCATGTTGATTGGCTGGGCGCTACACGCGAAGCAATAGGACGAGAAAAAGCCGGTATATTCAGGGCAAAAACGCCCGCTATCGTAGGCGATTGCGACCCTCCTGCCTCATTACTGCAAAGTGCCATTGATAAAAATGCCCTACTCTATTGTATTGGCAAAGATTTCGGCTTTAAAAAGCAAATGACAACCTGGAATTGGTTTGCTGGTGATCGGCACATTCGCCAAATACCTGAACCGGGCTTAAAAGGCGAGCATCAATACCGCAACGCTTCTGCGGTTATTTTAGCCGTAGAAGTATTGTCAAAAATCTTGCCGGTAAGCGATAAATCCATTCGTACCGGACTGAAAAACAGCCATTTACTCGGTCGTTTTCAATTAATTAATGATAAAATCCCCATCCTGTTGGATGTCGGGCACAATCCGGAGGCAGTCAAAACATTAGTTGATTACCTCATCAGGAATTTCCCCGGCAAAAGGATACATGCAATTTTTTCAATGATGAAAGATAAAGACATAGCAAGTGTCATCAACATCATGAATCCAGTGGTTTACGACTGGTTTTTTGCACCGTTGTCCAACCCAAGGGCGGCGACAGAATCGATTATGCGGGAAATTTTTTCTCAAAGCTCAGCGACCAAAGTCTCCTTTGGCTTTAACGGCTTTGCGCAAGCTTACGAGGCAGCAAAAAGCCAGTCACTGGAAAACGATTTGCTGCTGGTTTTTGGTTCTTTCTTTTTAGTGTCTGATTGTTTAAATGAATTTGAGAAAAGGTGA
- a CDS encoding SPOR domain-containing protein has protein sequence MNQELKQRLIGAIVVTALAAIFIPMLFDDPIDNSGQSISELIIPPTPVKTGEESANKLPTNANQILNAPDAGSETVVNTEEESELSSSNQLTPEAPLDDEPQVDTEDLGEPMTDEAGNDGTSTSLDTGIIDEPPKPVTTLKKTESNTTKAVTKVKPTTPATANTTEKSAVKAVKPKSEFSRWTIQAGSFGKKENAMSLMETLRKQGLPVTLDVSKGAGNTPIYRLKVGPVLDKKRALEMKAKMDSQKIQSLLIAE, from the coding sequence ATGAATCAAGAATTAAAACAACGGTTAATTGGCGCTATAGTTGTTACGGCTCTGGCTGCTATTTTCATTCCCATGCTGTTTGATGACCCTATTGATAATAGCGGCCAATCAATCAGTGAACTGATTATTCCTCCAACACCAGTTAAAACGGGAGAAGAGTCGGCAAACAAATTACCGACCAATGCCAACCAGATTTTGAATGCTCCTGATGCGGGCTCTGAAACTGTTGTGAATACAGAAGAAGAGTCTGAACTATCTTCAAGCAATCAACTTACTCCGGAAGCGCCTTTGGATGATGAACCTCAAGTCGATACCGAAGATCTGGGCGAACCAATGACTGATGAAGCGGGCAATGATGGCACATCGACGTCTTTGGATACCGGCATAATAGACGAACCCCCTAAACCGGTAACAACACTAAAAAAAACAGAGTCAAATACCACTAAAGCTGTTACAAAAGTAAAGCCGACAACACCCGCTACCGCTAATACCACAGAAAAATCAGCGGTTAAGGCAGTAAAACCAAAATCTGAATTCAGTCGTTGGACTATTCAAGCCGGTAGCTTTGGTAAAAAAGAAAATGCCATGTCGTTGATGGAAACTCTACGTAAACAAGGACTGCCAGTAACCCTTGATGTATCCAAAGGCGCAGGCAATACTCCCATATATCGACTTAAAGTAGGCCCGGTACTTGACAAGAAACGCGCTCTGGAAATGAAGGCAAAAATGGATAGCCAAAAAATTCAGTCCCTTTTGATTGCTGAGTAA